The nucleotide window TTCCTTCGCACTCCTGCGGACCGTGCTGACATTGAAAGACCCATTTGTCTCCTCGACGAAACTCTTCAGCGTTGCCGTACGGAACCAGGGTGAGATCGATAATCTGGCCGATTTTTAGATACGTTGGATAGAGCTGCTGGCCGATAAATTGTTGGCAGTCTGGACACAAGCTTTCATAGTACAGAGTGAACGCCACTTTTGGTGCCTCGGTTGTGGAAGGGGAGGCGAAAATCGGCGAAAGACAAGCCACGCTCAAGACCAAAATTCCCAAATGCAACATCTTCGGACAGTTGACTACGCTACCACAGCACGTATACAGTCTCATTTCACCGGAAATCGCGTGATTTCATGTTTTTCATCACTAACAGTAACCTAACGCTGCCTGACATGTCACTGAGTCTTTACTTGTAACGCTGCGCAGCATCTCAAGCTATCGTTATGTTAACTCCAAAGTACCATCCGTCCGGTCACTAATTAGCAATTAAAAGTTAGACTAACACGAACCTATGCGACAACCTCAATCAGATATTACAAATTCAGTCGCGTGAAAATGGCCTATAAATACCAGGGcttttttccttccttgtctgatccatttcaaatgaaattgtgTAACTGCAGTCACTTCTAGTCCTTTTCGGTCCCAAATGAAAGGCCATCAGTCGTGAGAGTCCAGAGCTCTTACTAAGCTCTTTACGTATGTCCCTCTTGTGAAGCGCATAAACTATAGGGTCAATCATTGAATGACCCTTGAGAAGAAGCCGCGATACATGGACAGTGGTCGGGGAGACTGAACATGCGTGAAAAACTGAACAGATCTCTCTCCAGGACGCAATTGTCCAGCAAACGACAAACAAAGGCACCACAATGCAGAACACCTTTACGGCCGATCTTGCGCGCAAAttcttttcattgtttgaaTTTCGTTCCCGTTTGATGCTCTTGTTTATTGAGTTGATATGCCGCGCATGTCTTCTACTGATCAGAAAAATGTGCATATAAGCCAGTAACATAACCAAACAGGGGATCAACTCAAAAATTCCAACTTTTATCGCCGCATGTATTTTCACTGCATCCTGCTTTTTCGAATCAGCAATTGGAAGAATCTCAAGTAGAAAAGGAATAAGGAATGTAAAAATAGGAAACAGCCAGGCGGTCATCAGCAACTTGACTGTCGACTTCTCAGGTACGAGAAGGGCATATTTGAGAGGAAACACAACGGCAATATACCTGTCCAGGGTTAAAAAACAGAGATTGGTGACAGACACGTAAAGAAACAAGTCGTAAATCTTCTTATTGACACCCCAGTCGCAGACAATCGTTGAAAAATAGCAGATGAACAGCGACGGAATCATAATTATTCCAACCGATAAATCGGAGAAAGCCAGAGATAACAGGAGCCAGTTTGTAGGATTTCTGTAAAGTCTCTCGCGTCGTAGGATTATGAAGATGACTACCCCGTTACAAAGTAATGTTATTACACCTGTAATCGCGCACAGAATCCAGAAATACATTGGGACTGGGCCCCGGAAAACGAGAAGCTTCTGCAGGTCTGTATTGTTGATTGATACCACTGACATGATGGAATACGGACGCGAAGAATCTGATGTTCAGCTCAAATGAACctatttttaaaaaagaatgaataacatttttaaactgcaaaacaaaaaaaaaaaaaaacataaaaaacaaaacaaaatattgtcTTCATTGTATGGTAAATTGAACGCATGTTTTATGGATTTGTATGTTTTCATGAATAGTAAATAAGAACCCTTTTCAGTAGTCTTCGGCAAAATATACTGTAAATCACTTGGACTATTTCATGTATACGGCCGCCAAGTAAATGCCATCACCTGAAGTGGCTTTCAAATGAGGGGGAGTTCATTGGACGGATACGGCCTACGGCCTTAGATATGCTGTGTAGACTCAGCTGAGAAACAAAGACGacaaaaatcattttttcatGTTATAGACCTTCCCAACGATCCCGTCCAATCACTAGTCGGAATTGAAAGCCtctgcttgaaaaaaaaattaataggttcTCTTCCTCATTTAATTTTACCATTAAAGAAAAGAGTTTACTTTTCATTCTTCTGCCAATCTTTTTCGTTGATCTAAATGACATGAAATGTGTTGATGTCACATTTGAATTtttcgttgctgttgttgtAACTGTGTTTATCAATTCGTATCCACACACACTGGATGTCGCAAAAGGTTGCCTGGCACTTCCTTAATGAATAATTTTGCAGATGCACTGAGGGTTCTTTAACTTGAGTAGCAACTGCAACATCAACCACAAAGTCACTCAATCCAAGTAAAGATTTTTGTCATCGTAGCAATTCAACGCTTGATGAAAGTTTCATACGTcgcttaatttgttttttacaacgTTTTCTCATTGTACCAAACATATTACGCTTAAAGCAGTAAAAGCTCTAACTTATAAGGTAGAAGTACTGACCGCCAGACACAACTACCTAGAGTTTAAAATGCCTGGAGGTCACTTTCACTGGTTTTAATTAGTTagaaaaacattaaaatgaAGACTGACAGAAAATGTTATAAGGAAATCTTACACTCctatttcactttttctttcttccattATTTGCGCGGCAGAACGTCAAGTTAATGTATTGCACGTTGTTATATGATTCATTTCGCTGAAAAACGTATCACTTTCCAGATAGCGCCGTATTTCTTCGGCAAGAAAGGTTAACTCTATCTGGAGGGTAAATGTAATGTATTTAGGTCATTAATTTGAGTAATAAGCAGAAGAGAGGTTCAAACAGTTTCCAAGTTATCTTGTTCACGTTGCCGGACTTCTTCGGTAAGACTCAATTACTAAACAACAAAGATCACGAAGCCGGTTTACTTAATGATTAAAAGTAAAATCGAAACCGGATGAAAAAATGCATCTTCTCTTATCAACACGCTGTCGTCGGTTGAGGATCTCTATCCACAATTCTATCTTTCTCACCGTATGTACAACCAAACAGTGACGCTACTTTAGACTTCGTAACTTTGGAAAAAGGGTTCCAGAACGCAtctaaatttattttcatttattgaGAACCGGAGATTTTATCTAATCAGttcaaataaagttgaaaatGGTTGAAAACAGCGGCAGCGTTCAGAAGCATAAAAATgtatttgttttctcttttcgtACCTGGATATCACGGTTATGCCGCCACCAACTTATTGCCAGAAAACGTCTCAAACGCCTTCTGAAGGTCACCGTACTCCCAGTTTATCCTTGGCGGGCTGAAATGGCTCGAATTGCTGCAAACCAGTCGACAGAAGAATCGGGTTAAACTACAGGTGGAAAGCCCTTTATAGTTAGCCATTTACGGCTTCCTGTCCATCAAGTGATATTAAAATCATCAAATTAACAGCTGGGGAAGAGTGTAAAGTGTCACAGTTGAGAGCTGAAGTGTCATCCAAAAGTGACCGCGAATTTTAATAATTTGTCGCAATGGAAATAAACTGTCAGGACTCATTGTTATCAGATTAAAGACGGTGTTTCTAAAAAAAGCAatattttgacaggtttttctCGTATGCTCGCATGTGGGTCAATATTGACCCATCAAGTATAACGAAATGGAGAACTTTAATTTCCTATCTTGTCATAAGTTCATTTTTGGAGGGAAAATGAGATAGGGCATTTGTCAGCATAACGAAGGGAAAAATAATCATTCTCAAGTGACATTTTGGTCTGATGTTTTCGTGACAATCAACAAATTTATGTGGcctttcttggaaaaaaaaaatgaaaaactattgGAATGACATAACACCACATTCCGACCAAAACGGCCAGCAATAAGTTCAGTTAACACTAACTTGGTAATGGTTCAGTCTAAGCGTAACACGCATGCGTCAAATCGTGTTCACACCAACTCAGTACTCCGCAGAACATCTTTTGAAAGGGATGACTGCACCTGAGTCGTTAAAGTTTGTTTGCGCAATATCTCTATTTTTGGATATTATTATTGGATACCGAATTCGTTATTGTTGTCGACAACAAGGGTGCTCTGAGAAACTAAGACATCAGGAAGCATCTGTGTACAAAATCAGTTTGCTTGAATAAAGAAAACTTACCAGTCAGTGGCGAAGAGTTTATATCCTGCAACTAAAAATATCGGTAACTggcatacaccttattccaaaatggcggccaataaattattcttttgtctgcatgttaattagcccttgttgcctcgtcagcatgtagaaaacacaaaagaattttgaagtgaaaatgaggcaaagagggctaataaacatgcaaacaaaagaataatttattggccgccattttggaataaggtataTGTTAGCGATGAAATGGTTTATCATCTTTAGCAGATACTTATTTTCAACAAATACACATAACCGAGGAAAGCATGTACAAAAAGATGATTATTTtccttgcaaaaacaaaaaagataacctagtaaaattgttgaaaatttttctctgaGATATATATGGggatttttttcctctttcgaGAGACTTTTGAGGTTATTATGCATTATTAGTATACCAAACAAGTGAAAAGTGCTTTTGGTGCGAGCttattggctagctcggaggtgcgAGTGGACAATTATATCAACCTCCGAGCATCAAGCGGCAcgcgaaactctaaaaatcgatcatcTTTCAGTTAATTGTCATAGATAAAGTAATTTTTGGTGCTCTATTTTTTTCAACATACGTGGTATTTCCCTAAAAAATTATTCAcatccacctcagtgaatatgATTGTTATAAATACTCATATTCTTAAGCCTTCTTCCATGCACCATGACTATTATTCAAGAAATGAAATTGTGcctcttttattttctcttgtacTATCCTAATATTTATGCCAGCGTGTCCATGCGAAAAAGTGAGTTATTTTCATACCGCATAGTGCGATAAGGTTTTACAACAGAGGCATGACACTTACTCCTTGGTCCCTTCACTAAAAAATATCTTTGCCCCAGAGGACATGAAAAAGGGGAGGGAGtgtaaaaaagaaacaacaacgaAATTAGGCGCTAAATTTCAGATTAAACCAAACGTCACTGAATAGTTAGTATGAATAGTTAGCCGTTTTTCGTGACTTGAGGGTTGCTAGGATCTCAAGATAAAGTTGATGCAACAGAAAAGATGGTAAACACTTTCTTAATAGTTACTATATGAGAAACTTTAGTATAATTGCTCCGATAATGAAAGTACTTAAGGAATAAAAATGTTGCTTCTATGAGAAAAGAAACAAGTTTCGCCTCACGAAAAAATCATGCTCCAAATAAGTAAGATTTAGAGGAAATCAAAGCATTTCCCCGTAGCTagagttgaaaataatttcggTTTTATATTGCTTGGGAGTGCTGGTAATTTCCATCAATATACGTCTCATCAATTGAAAGAGGCAACCGCCGAGTAGATATAAACATTTGTTTCAGTACACTAGGGATGACTTTTAGCTGAGGCTTTTATCCCAACGTAACTTCGCTTAATTAAGATTCTATGCGTCTCGCTGaatgtctatatatatatatataagaaaaaaaaaacatcctttcCGTGCCTTACCTTTCATAAGCTGTATGTGCAGGTGAATTTTCCACTTGCAACTGATAACTTACGTCGAAGGAATCGCCAATCATCTGTCaaacgaaaatgaaaaattatttaatcAGGTTGAAAGTGTTTATCTTTGGCCGCCAATGTTTTAATCGTTGGGTACTgaaattgttgttattttaattAAACCTTCCATATTTCTTGTATAGATCACTAGTGTTTCAATAAGTCCTTGAGCTGTTTCTGAGATCACGAATTGAAAAAGAGAAGGgagaaacaactgaaaaattaTCTAGTCAATAGCACCCTTTTAAATACTGAACCTTATCTTGATAGCCGATCCAAATAATtacttttcagttttgtttgaaTTGCAGCAACAAGCAACCAATAAAGCTCGCAGGTGACTTCAAGCTGTGACCAAAAACTGCTGGTATCTACATATAGTCGAATTCAAATTAAACTCACCAAAGTAACTTCCAATTTAAGATTTAATTTTACACTAAGTTGTAAAATATGTGGTTTTAAAATatcatttatttttcttctaCATTTCATCTTGTAGAAAgaactgtttttgttgttttaaacaCCGTACGGCTTGCGAGTGTGATGCGAAGCTTGTGTCGTAGTTGTGTATAGTAGTCGATAAGACGATGTTTCGTTTCCGTCGTTTctctgtttatttgtttgttttttttggctgtGTTTGGCCATGGATGCTGAGCGAGTGAGTAATTAACCAACGCACAAAATAAACTATTGTCACTTCTTCGAAGTGTGTTGCCATAATTTATTTTCCTCTGGAACAATTACATGGTAGAACCCGCCACAACAAAAGAACCAAACAGGTCTGACCACCGCGTCTAAGAGTCAACTAGTAATTATTCCAATGAGGTAGAAGCATTCATTCGCAACACTTAGCAATTGCAAGTGCCATACCAATTATAAACCCGACAACGGAAAATGTTGGATTTCTTTCCGACGCTGATTGTACTTGCTGGCTTCTGTCACTTAGTTTGCTACTGTGGGAGATGGTCGCTAACAACTTACAACTACATACCGGTGATACGGAGTAACGAGAAATTTTGCTATCTTGAGTGGAAATACGCAACAGCTGACGATGGAACTGAACGATTTGAACAATCCAGGTTTAAGCAAAGACTATTTCGTCTAGATGGAAAAAAGGTAATAGTCTTCCTTTGTATTGTGTTGATATCTAGATTGACAGTACATAATTAAGTCTTACAAGACTAATAGCTCGATCAGTGATGAGAATCAAGACGAAATGAAAGATGTTGCCTCATGGTTTTAGGGTGCAATTAACATACTTTCCCAAGAGCAATAATATATGAACTGAATACCTTTTCTCACTCAACCATACACGGGGACATTTTTCTTCCCAAAGAGAATCTGAACTTAGATAATTTAAGGCAGCATCAACATTTATTTAAGCGGTATTACGTGTGCACCCTTCAACTGAAGACAATAGTGGTCCAATTCTATAGAACAAGCCTTCATCCGGCCATACGAAATATATAAGTCAGATATGGATCACTTCACAGCGACATATAAAATGGCACCAAATACAAACTCAAAGGAAGAATAGCCAACAAATTTAGTTCATATGGCTGCTCAATGAGCGGCGTCAGAATCAGATTCGAAAGAATGACTTGACGGCGGTCTAAACAAAGCACAACAACCCGAGCCAATGATTTGCCCCCCGATGTTCTTCGCTCGACTCATTTCGAAAATGTGGGTTTTACAAAAGATGCTCTCTAAGCACTCTATGCAGATCAAAAGCATCGAATCTACAAGTCCCACAAATAAGCAAAATGCCCTAGCTTGGCAAATGGCTGTCTATGCAACATACTAAGGCGCCAAACATCGTTGACATCAACGCCAAGCTCCTCATATCTTGCTAAAGGGCATAAAAGATTTGACAGATCACAACAATATCTTGAATGTATGGGTTACTACACCTCTATGAGGAGAAGAGTTGAAGGACAGTTAATAACCTTTATTGTCCGTGTTTCTTACCTGAAGTGATCGTGAACTTAACTATAAGGTTtaggggacacttcatgacgccTACTGAAGTCGGCACGTATCtaattgagtgcaatcctggaTATGTCCCAAGGGCGGCAGACGTGGCCGCCACTTTTCAGTTCCAGACAAGACTTATCTCTATTTGGACATGtacttacaaaggcagcacttttatGACCCTGAGTGGGCGAACCGACGGCTTTTCGAACACGCGCTCTTCCGCGGCTAGTCAGATGTTCAATTAAGAGATTCGAACAGTATTGAGCTTTAAGTAAACATTCTTCTGTTTTTCTCGTAGGTTGGGCATGTCAGGCTTGCACACTTGGTACCAGGAAAACTGCATCGCATTATCACCCGATCTCTTAAGCCTCCTATTTTCGGTAAGCTTTTCTTAAGTGTAAACAAGAGATTCACCAAGTCCGACTCTGTCTTAATAACTAAATTCGAAGTTACCGTAGGCAGTTATTGAACAATCATGATTTGAGTCCAGAAAGGTATGACAACGGCTGGCCACCACTGTCgccactgaaaataatttcaaagcaCACGAAAGGCAGAAATGAACGGAAACTTCGACGCCGAATGCTACTGTAGACAACAAACGTGTCAGGAATAGCATTTTTAATTCAGTGATTAACAGACGTGAACGTTAAGATGATCCagtatttattttgtagtattattttcttttgagaAATTCCAAACTTTTTGACGAATGAAGAATGCGACTATCTCATTAAAAGAGCAGAGAAAACAGGGCTGACATTGAGTGAAGTGGCAGTTCCCACGGAAAGTCACACCGACAAAGATGATTTTGCTAGTAAGTGCATACACGCAATCCATATATGGCTCTTCCGTTGCTGTGCATGGACCATGACCACGGTTACATAACTTAAGTTTAAAAATTCCAATGAGTACGTTTTGGATGCAAGGATCACAATAGATTATGACATGTTCCGCCACTGTCCTGGTTTAAGTGATTGCTCAGCATCATGGGTAGAAAGGATGTCAGTTTTTAAATGCACTAGTCTTCAATCTCTCCTGGAAGCGGAGGATGTTTACATTCACCACTTAGTAGGCTTGAGATGTTGCTTCTGAGAGGTGCGCAAAATTATAAGGAGTTGGttctttgcaattttgagaaaTGGCCTAAACGATTACTCCTTTAGCATGGCTTTCATGATAAATTACCTCCTACAAGAGGAAGACAAGATTTGACGCATGATGTACTAATAAATATCAAAGAGGCTATGGAGCTTGATCTTCCATTAATATGTAAGTGGTTCGAATGATCCTGGATTGAACACCGTTTTTTCATAATGGCATGTTTCATGTATTTGTACACAACATAAACAAAAAGAATGAATAAGGCCATTAGTTGCAGCAAGTTGTTTTGTGAAATGCGTCACAAGAGACGACAGTTACCGCAGCAGATTAAAAGCTGTCATTTTAAGCGTTAGTCCTGGGTCAGAGCGAATGACCAAGGacaaacgctcgaaacgccgGCTTTTAAATCTTTTACGGTTGCCAACTTATATTATCGACATTGTTGATAATTCAACTTTCGTTTACTAGTCTTTTACCGACCCAGCAGCAAAGGTTAGTCAAAATTATTTCagtgctttctttgttttttttttcttggattGAATGGTTTTAAAGCTGAACTCATACAGTGCTATCCATCGGTTATTAACCAGATTCACCCCCAAGGCATAAAACACCCAGTACGATATTCTGAATTGCTAATCTGCAATCTTTGTCATGTCAGATAATTGCACAGACAATGATTTCACTTGCGTCAAATGGGCCAAAAGCGGAGAGTGCCAAAAAAATCCCAAGTATATGTTAAAGAACTGTCAATTGAGCTGCGAAGTTTGCAAAGGTAAAAGATGCCGGTTCAATAAAGCGTTTAATGCTCTTTCATGGGGAACTTCTCTGACCTTATAACCCTTTAGTTAAAGAAATCAAATTGCAACACTTTTAACTTTCAACATAGTATATATAAGCACAATCACACATATTCTCCAGTCATTGAGCAAATATTTCATCGTGATTTTACAATAAAACGTCACAGACACAAAGACAACAGCGCAGATGGTTAAGGTTCGGCAACGATAATTATAGATTTCGGGCAAAAACTTACAGGAATTAAGACTTATAACGTGACAGGAACCAGTAAAGGTGGATCATGGCTCCTTCCCTTCAGGAGCGAGAGAAGAGATTAGAAACACAAAAACCGTCCATTTTTTGTCGGGAAGGAATATTACAAAGCTCGAACGCTAAACTTTGAATTTGCTTATTAAAATTATTCAAAGTTTGTTTAACAATTTGTTAGATGCTCGGGAGTTTCATTTTCAACACTGGGATCTCAATAAAGATGGAATTCTTTCTGGCTTTGAGGTACATATGCGGTTAACGTCACTCATATCAAGAGAAGTCTTAGACCTTTTCTCTGTAAAATGAAGGTGCCTTAAGGAAATGGACAACGTTCAGGATATAATCATTGCCTTCAGGATATAATAATATTCTGATAATTGCCTTcaaggaaaaacaacaacaaaaacaatcatGGACAATTAATTAAAACATACACACACAAAAGCTTTAAGAAAACTTAACTTGACGtttacttgttttctttttttagctcATTAAGGCGACTGAAATGTTCTATTTTTTGTATACTGACGAAGACGACATTTATGAAATGTAAGCAAATTA belongs to Acropora muricata isolate sample 2 chromosome 9, ASM3666990v1, whole genome shotgun sequence and includes:
- the LOC136927823 gene encoding octopamine receptor beta-2R-like, which codes for MSVVSINNTDLQKLLVFRGPVPMYFWILCAITGVITLLCNGVVIFIILRRERLYRNPTNWLLLSLAFSDLSVGIIMIPSLFICYFSTIVCDWGVNKKIYDLFLYVSVTNLCFLTLDRYIAVVFPLKYALLVPEKSTVKLLMTAWLFPIFTFLIPFLLEILPIADSKKQDAVKIHAAIKVGIFELIPCLVMLLAYMHIFLISRRHARHINSINKSIKRERNSNNEKNLRARSAVKVFCIVVPLFVVCWTIASWREICSVFHACSVSPTTVHVSRLLLKGHSMIDPIVYALHKRDIRKELSKSSGLSRLMAFHLGPKRTRSDCSYTISFEMDQTRKEKSPGIYRPFSRD